The Setaria italica strain Yugu1 chromosome IX, Setaria_italica_v2.0, whole genome shotgun sequence genome has a window encoding:
- the LOC101773910 gene encoding proline-rich protein 4: MSTSTTMMNSSWLLLALVLLSCFHCYPAAHHGRKHARPPLTAAVVIGSVVHSGSEPTKAISGTLVAVRCHDGYGRTVFQKEAVTDRRGTFHVQLPHEASSRLRSVTACSVHLQQPSGNAPPCAARGLHLVGPKRHGGGARIFSAGTFAVRTPELCGQKGLFFPPIPFVPEPPNVGGVPIPPNPVTPAPPSLVPPLLPTPSPPSVLPPLVPQPPPSSIVPPLLPLVHPPPPPPPQLLPPLFPGIPPSSASKSRRPGTP, translated from the exons ATGAGTACCAGCACAACTATGATGAACTCTTCTTGGCTGCTCCTTGCTTTGGTTCTGCTCTCTTGCTTCCACTGCTACCCCGCCGCCCACCATGGCCGGAAGCACGCGCGGCCACCactgaccgccgccgtcgtcatcgGCTCCGTCGTCCACTCCGGCTCAGAGCCCACCAAGGCCATCTCAG GCACCCTGGTCGCGGTCCGCTGCCACGACGGGTACGGCCGCACGGTCTTCCAGAAGGAGGCGGTCACCGACCGCCGCGGCACGTTCCACGTCCAACTGCCGCACGAGGCCAGCAGCCGGCTCCGGTCCGTCACGGCCTGCTCGGTGCACCTCCAGCAGCCGTCGGGTAacgcgccgccgtgcgccgctcGAGGGCTACATCTGGTCGGCCCGaagcgccacggcggcggcgctcggatATTCTCCGCCGGCACGTTCGCCGTCCGTACGCCGGAGCTCTGCGGCCAGAAGGGCCTCTTCTTCCCGCCGATCCCGTTCGTGCCGGAGCCGCCGAACGTCGGTGGCGTGCCGATCCCGCCGAACCCAGTCACTCCAGCACCGCCGTCTCTCGTGCCACCCCTTCTGCCCACACCGTCTCCGCCGTCCGTCCTGCCACCGCTTGTCCCACAGCCACCGCCGTCGTCGATAGTACCACCACTGTTGCCACTAgttcacccgccgccgccacccccaccccagcttcttcctcccctgttTCCTGGCATACCGCCGTCATCCGCTTCCAAGAGTCGACGGCCGGGGACTCCCTGA